In Rhodopirellula sp. P2, the DNA window TTCCAGCTTGTGAATCAGAGACCACTGCAAGAACCGAATTCTGGCGAATCCGGCTACATCCGGCGAATCCGACTACATCGGACGAATCCGGCTACCAACGAAGAACACAAATGACCTCTCCCGCAACCCAAACCGCTACGCCCAACAGCGTCGACATCGCGTCGATCGTTGAGCAGGTGTTGCGCCGCTTGCGAGAACAAACCGGAACGAGCGTTTCGACATCCAAAGCAGCCACCAGCGGCCAGCCTGCTCACGTCCTCAGCGACAAAGTCATCAGCGTCGATGTCATTCGCGGCATCCCCTCGGGAGTCACCCAGGTTCAGTTGTCCGGAGGCATCGTGACCCCTGCTGCCCGTGACGAAATGCGAGCACGCGGGATCACGCTGGCAGGCACGAAGCCCACCGCGACCGCCTCCAAGAAACTCGCCGTCAATCACGGCAAACGATTCGTCCAACTGCACACCGACTCCTCCTCCGAATCGATTCGCGACGCTTTGACACGCCAGCTTTCGCTTCGCGGCGTCGATCATTGCCCCCAAGCTGCTCGTTCGGTGGTCGTGACCGAGCGTCCCGCCGCAACGCTGCTCGGCCGCATCCAATCCGGTTCGCGAGCGGTGTTGATTACTCGCCTGGAAGACATCGCAAGATTCGGCTCGGAAATTGACGCTGACACGTTCGTGCTCGACGGGCAGCGTTTTAATCTGGTTGCGCTGGTCAACGCCGCGAGCACCATCGCTCAATTGCCAACGTCATCCGCATCCACTTCACAGGAGACTTCTCGATGAAGATCGCACGTGTGGTTGGAACCGTGACGTTGTCGCAGATGCACCCGTCCATGAAGGGCTACAAACTTCGCTGTGTTGAAGTGGTGGAGTCCGCGGATCAAATCCAAGTCAACCAGGACGACGCGAAACCCCTTGGTGGCGACACCATCGTCGCGTGGGATTTGGTTGGCAGTGGACAAGGGGACTGGGTCGCGTTGGCCGAGGGTCCCGAATCCGCCGCCCCCTTCCGCCCCGATGTCAAACCAACGGACGCCTCCATCGTCGCCATCCTGGATCACTGCGAGGTGCAAACCTCGTGACGAATCAAATTTAGCTCGGAACGGCCACCCCGTTCCCGTTCATCTCCCATCTCTCGACCTCCCTTTCCTGACTTGGACCACTTGTCATGCAAAACATCCATAAGATCAAACAAGACATGTGCGACATCGGTCGCCGCATCTACAACCGTCAATTCGCGGCGGCCAACGACGGCAACATCACCGTCCGCGTCAGCGACAACGAAGTCCTCTGCACACCGACGATGCACTGCAAAGGCTATTTGACGCCCGACGACATCTCGATGATCGACATGACCGGCAAGCAAATCTCCGGTCGCAAAAAACGCAGTAGCGAAGCGTTGTTGCACTTGGAAATCTACAAGCAACGCGCCGACATCAAGTCGGTTGTCCACTGCCACCCACCGCACGCGACTGCTTTCGCGATTGCTCGCGAACCCATTCCCCAGTGCATTTTGCCTGAAGTCGAGGTGTTCCTCGGCGACGTGCCGATCACCAAGTACGAAACACCTGGCGGACAAGCCTTCGCCGACACGATCATTCCTTTCGTTGAAAAAACCAACGTGATGATCCTGGCCAACCACGGCACGGTTTCGTACGGCGAATCCGTCGAACGAGCCTACTGGTGGACCGAGATCCTGGACTCGTACTGCCGCATGCTGTTGCTGGCCAAGCAACTGGGCAACGTTTCGTACCTGGACGAAACCAAGTCGCGTGAATTGTTGGAATTGAAGGACAAATGGGGATTCAAGGACCCCCGCAACACGACTGAGTTCGAAGATTGCGACATCTGTGCCAACGACATTTTCCGCGATTCCTGGAAAGACTCGGGCGTCGAACGCCGTGCGTTTGCACCACCACCACCGATCAAGACATCCGGTTCGGCTTCGTCGGCACCTGCTGGTGTGGACGAAGAACAGCTCGTGAAGCTGATCACCAACGAAGTCATGCGTCAGATGAAAGCCTCGAGCTAGAGGTCTGTTCCAACTCAATTTCAGGGTAGCGAAACTCGTCAAGAGTTTCGTTGGTTGCTCAACTTCGGGTAGCGAAACTCGTCAAGAGTTTCGTTGGCTGCTCAACTTCGGGTAGCGAAACTCGTCAAGAGTTTCGAAGCTTGCGGGAGAACCGAAAGTCTTGACGACTTCCGCTACGATCGCAGCCCTTTGCCACCTTGTTGTGACGCTCCCACCCAAACCATCCCCCACCATTCAACTCAACTGATCCCATGAAAGTTTCCATCATTGGTGCCGGCGGCCTCGTCGGATCTTGTGCCGCTTACGCGTTGCAGTGCGGCGGCCTGGCTCGCGAAATCGCGTTGTTGGACGTCAACGTTGAAACCGCTGTGGGACACGCTTTGGACCTGCAGCACGGTTCGCCAAGCGTCGCGGATCAAACGATCGTGGGTGGTGGTTACGAGCACATCCCGGACAGCGACATCATCTGCATCACCGCAGGCCTGCGTCGCAAGCCGGACGAATCACGCCTGGACCTGATCAACCGCAACACCGACCTGTTCGTGCAAATCCTTCGCGACGTGAAAGCCGCTGGCCCGAAGTCATCGGCGATCGTCTTGGTCGTCAGCAACCCGGTCGACATCCTGACCTACGTGGCGGCGGGCATGCTGGGATTGCCGACCAAGCAAGTCATTGGTTTGGGAACGCAACTTGATACGATCCGATTCTGCTCGTTGATCGCGGAAGAACTCAAGGCACCTCCCACGCAAACGAAAGCGTTGATTCTGGGCGAGCACGGCGACTCGATGGTTCCCATCTGGAGCAGTGCCACCATCGGCAGTTTGCCACTGGATAAATTCCCTGGCTGGAACCCAGCGCTCGCAAACCAACTGTTCACTCGGACGCGGGGCAGTGGCGCCGAAGTCATCAAACGCAAAGGCGGAGCGGGCTTCGCCGTCGGCATCGCCATTCGCGATGTGATCGATGCCGTGATTCTGGACCGCAAGTGCCTGCTGCCCGTCAGCAGCGTGCAATCAGGATGCTACGGCATCCACG includes these proteins:
- a CDS encoding EutN/CcmL family microcompartment protein, with the translated sequence MKIARVVGTVTLSQMHPSMKGYKLRCVEVVESADQIQVNQDDAKPLGGDTIVAWDLVGSGQGDWVALAEGPESAAPFRPDVKPTDASIVAILDHCEVQTS
- a CDS encoding class II aldolase/adducin family protein encodes the protein MQNIHKIKQDMCDIGRRIYNRQFAAANDGNITVRVSDNEVLCTPTMHCKGYLTPDDISMIDMTGKQISGRKKRSSEALLHLEIYKQRADIKSVVHCHPPHATAFAIAREPIPQCILPEVEVFLGDVPITKYETPGGQAFADTIIPFVEKTNVMILANHGTVSYGESVERAYWWTEILDSYCRMLLLAKQLGNVSYLDETKSRELLELKDKWGFKDPRNTTEFEDCDICANDIFRDSWKDSGVERRAFAPPPPIKTSGSASSAPAGVDEEQLVKLITNEVMRQMKASS
- a CDS encoding lactate/malate dehydrogenase family protein, with the translated sequence MKVSIIGAGGLVGSCAAYALQCGGLAREIALLDVNVETAVGHALDLQHGSPSVADQTIVGGGYEHIPDSDIICITAGLRRKPDESRLDLINRNTDLFVQILRDVKAAGPKSSAIVLVVSNPVDILTYVAAGMLGLPTKQVIGLGTQLDTIRFCSLIAEELKAPPTQTKALILGEHGDSMVPIWSSATIGSLPLDKFPGWNPALANQLFTRTRGSGAEVIKRKGGAGFAVGIAIRDVIDAVILDRKCLLPVSSVQSGCYGIHDVALSVPTVVGRAGVVDQLEIDLWPKEVQGLRASGAALRKTLDTVLPRIK